A section of the Labrus mixtus chromosome 15, fLabMix1.1, whole genome shotgun sequence genome encodes:
- the taf8 gene encoding transcription initiation factor TFIID subunit 8, with protein MADPAVASGGSLNAGGRGSGSKAATSAAENYHLARRRTLQVVVSALLTECGFESAEKAAVETLTEMMQSYITEIGRCAKAYCEHTARSIPTLSDTVITLIEMGFNADTLPVYAKRSQRMVITAPPVTNPPVTPKALSAGQKRTHPSHIPGHFPEFPDPHTYIKTPTFREPVSDYQVVREKAASQRRDVERALTRFMAKTGETQSLFKDDITAFPLIAARPSTIPYLSALLPSELELQSLEETDSSEQDDQTDSENTAGNNIADDPGADKENSMLPPSGVVPSAKSNDDNMIDNPYLRPVKKPKVRRKK; from the exons ATGGCGGATCCTGCGGTGGCGTCGGGCGGGTCTCTTAACGCAGGAGgg cGTGGGAGCGGCAGTAAAGCAGCTACCAGCGCTGCGGAGAACTACCACCTGGCCAGGCGTCGCACCCTGCAGGTTGTAGTCAGCGCCCTCCTCACAGAATGTGGCTTTGAGAGTGCAGAGAAGGCAGCAGTGGAGACTCTCACTGAGATGATGCAGAGCT atatAACTGAAATAGGTCGATGTGCTAAAGCGTACTGTGAACACACAGCCAGAAGCATCCCGACGCTGTCAGACACAGTGATCACACTCATCGAGATGG gatttAATGCCGACACTCTGCCCGTGTACGCCAAGAGATCACAGAGGATGGTTATCACTGCCC CTCCTGTGACAAACCCTCCGGTTACTCCCAAAGCTCTGTCAGCAGGCCAGAAACGCACTCATCCCTCTCACATCCCCGGCCACTTCCCGGAGTTCCCCGACCCTCACACCTACATCAAAACACCC acGTTCAGAGAGCCCGTGTCGGACTACCAGGTGGTGAGAGAGAAGGCAGCGAGTCAGCGGAGAGACGTGGAGCGGGCACTCACACGCTTCATGGCCAAAACCGGAGAAACCCAGAGTCTCTTCAAAGACGACATCACCGCCTTCCCAT TAATCGCAGCTCGACCGAGCACCATCCCGTATCTCAGTGCACTCCTGCCCTCAGAGCTGGAACTGCAGAGTCTGGAGGAGACCGACTCGTCTGAGCAGGACGACCAGACGGACAGCGAGAACACGGCAGGAAACAACATCGCT GACGATCCCGGAGCAGACAAAGAGAACTCCATGCTTCCTCCCAGCGGCGTCGTTCCCTCCGCAAAGAGCAACGACGACAACATGATCGACAACCCGTACCTCCGACCGGTCAAGAAACCCAAAGTGAGGCGGAAGAAATGA